From the genome of Erythrobacter litoralis, one region includes:
- the lexA gene encoding transcriptional repressor LexA: MLTAKQHELIRFIQQRLEETGVSPSFEEMKEALDLKSKSGVHRLISALEERGFIRRLPNRARALEVIRQPEDAVPASRGAAGLDAANDAVASVSRTLRDAPEPANDVIEIPLHGRIAAGAPIEALEGQNSLPVPAALLGPGEHYALEVSGDSMIEAGIFDGDFALVKRTDTARDGEIVVALVRGEEATLKYLHKDGGAVRLDPANAAYAPQVYRSEEVQVQGRLAGLLRRYH, from the coding sequence ATGCTGACCGCAAAGCAGCACGAACTGATCCGCTTTATCCAGCAGAGGCTGGAAGAAACCGGCGTTTCGCCCAGTTTCGAGGAGATGAAGGAAGCGCTGGACCTCAAGAGCAAGTCGGGGGTTCACCGCCTGATTTCAGCGCTTGAGGAACGCGGCTTCATCCGCCGGTTGCCCAACCGTGCGCGCGCACTTGAAGTGATCCGACAGCCCGAAGATGCCGTGCCCGCCTCGCGCGGCGCTGCCGGGCTCGATGCGGCGAACGATGCAGTGGCCTCGGTTTCGCGCACGCTGCGCGACGCTCCGGAACCTGCCAATGACGTGATCGAGATCCCGCTCCATGGCCGGATCGCCGCGGGCGCCCCGATCGAGGCACTCGAGGGGCAGAACTCGCTCCCCGTACCCGCGGCCCTGCTCGGTCCGGGTGAACACTACGCGCTTGAAGTATCCGGCGATTCGATGATCGAGGCCGGCATCTTCGACGGCGATTTCGCGCTCGTAAAGCGAACCGACACGGCACGTGACGGGGAGATCGTGGTGGCGCTGGTGCGCGGCGAGGAAGCGACGTTGAAATACCTCCACAAGGATGGCGGGGCAGTCCGGCTCGATCCGGCCAATGCTGCATATGCACCGCAAGTCTACCGGTCCGAGGAAGTGCAGGTCCAGGGCAGGCTTGCCGGGTTGCTGCGACGCTATCACTAG